A section of the Pochonia chlamydosporia 170 chromosome 2, whole genome shotgun sequence genome encodes:
- a CDS encoding polyketide synthase (similar to Chaetomium globosum CBS 148.51 XP_001219763.1): MAHSTPSISQNGGSQQYQVLLFGDLSSSGFEEELRRLLHIKTNPLLSSFLEQVGLSLRRLIGNLPSRQQDLFPRFTTIIDLVPWIGGTPGTPVLRFFALCVYEIAQFIVRYSSDSNSYPLPTRTCIIGSCTGAFAAAAISCSQTLPELIPVAVEASLAAFRTALCSWLAGQYESSQQATGTSWSAAVRPKDMNDSVDYLLKELGAAGTDCGRSRLYISATTRDQLTTISGPPSALQEFLSKASEGLRSRYLDIQSPFHAPSLFDELDVDNIISPVAEEAEPRVPKIPLLSSSTGDVINAPSFEQLLRLVVHETLRQPIRWEMVVSSCCLLLAEAKTQQCTIISFSSHAASMLSNALTVDTDMQVSVEHVAQSQRQSDSSSGSFAHSKIAIIGYSGRFPDAASNEAFWELLRAGRDVHREIPADRFNWETHYDPTGKRKNSSRVKYGCFIEEPGVFDARFFNMSPREAANTDPAQRLAITTTFEAIEMAGLVRNRTPSTQQDRVGVFFGTTSDDWREVNSGQDVDTYFIPGGNRAFVPGRISYFFRFSGPSLSIDTACSSSFAAIQTACSYLWRGECDTAIAGGTNILTNPDNFAGLDRGHFLSTTGNCNPFDDEASGYCRADAVGSVILKRLEDAEIDNDPIFGVIVGTNTNHCGQTDSITRPHEGDQASVFRRIMRHANIEPLDISYIEMHGTGTQAGDLTEMNSVLSVFVPGTKRTLAQPPRPLYVGSAKANIGHAESASGVSSLIKVLMMMKNSEIPPHCGIKTRINHNYPRDLAERGVRIALSPTPWLREETISGKRSVFLNNFSAAGGNTAVLLEDAPQTVNAPNAGDDARPVHLVAVTAKTKSSLLGNLKALSSWLEENPTISLPELSYTTTARRMHHNYRTIVSGADIPSVLSNIKKQVSALSQAAIRPIPSLEKTPNLVFAFTGQGTLYTGLGKSLYFTHASFRSSILRLNRLAQSQGFPPFIELVDGSQPAENAKDTRAVVSQLALTCVQMALFELWASWGLTASAVIGHSLGEYAAMYAAGVVTAADAIYLVGCRANLLEEHCLPGTNAMLAVKAHSDAVTKLIRNTGCELACANQPTGHVISGRIEDICRTESKAAAAGLETIRLELPYAFHSAHVEPILAPFKAAASRGVTYCAPTIPIMSPLESRVVHAGEIGVFDASYLVSACRGTVDYRGALEAARTDGLVNERTVWLEVGAHPSCGGMIKGTLGTESSTLASLRKNVDAYKTLASSLQSLYLVGFDIAWNEYHRHFPSSQRVIELPRYAWDLKNYWIKYRNDFCLAKGEGLVPASSEEVAPRHTLEAPDTPQYKYLSPSVQKVLEVSHGKELSSLLIESDVFNERLLPVFQGHVVNGTQLCPSSLYADIALTMAQYMLQGPGLSSSTTGLDLTDVKVDAPLIAQPTENTHLFRVSAKAAWTNNLISMSIFSVNSRGERTTSHAKLEVRVVPEQNWIYDWKRNTHLIMSRIEALNQGIHGGNSHKLKRGMVYRLFGAVVEYSKEYQGMEEVVLDSERLEAVSTVNFQTAEDGFVVNPHWIDSLGGIAGFVMNGNDAVESKKQVFINHGWERLRIAEKLDQTKTYHAYNRMQRAEKRMYVGDTYVLHEERIVAIIEGVKFQGIPRQVLDRVLPHQTSSSRPAQANGSQKTRTKAADVLEQGLQDAYSIESALKSGDKARPSSTLVGTILTIICQEVGLSLVELQPESEFTELGVDSLLSLTIVTRVREELQVDLSPSLFVDYPTVASLEALVGTQTPDSGDDIRTPASHCDSPITSCSEDTNITVPISGVEPGVASGVPERVKETLAILRRAIAEETGVSLADLVPSTCLADIGIDSLLSLTIMAKIDETLGDSIPRELIANHTTLQEVEEAVLGSLGLTLLKDKPAASQSCSASQDYLCEGHHLENCQPAVSSPPNATSILLSGSTDTARSLLFLLPDGSGSAASYAALAPSIGYGIAVYGLNCPWRKTAEEMTRLDIDMATLAAKYVIEIRRLLHQRHKSNARQLPFAIGGWSAGGIIAVEAARYLKGLGESVDKLILLDSPNPIGLQNPPQRMYDFFDSIGIFGGGRNRMPDWLRSHFSAFIHILDKYEPTAMPDAPPTLVVYARDGVCKDPNGPRPEIRPDDPREMLWLLNNRTDFTAGGWSSLLGRSNLTIRVMDDVNHFSLMDAGPGMKTLGDTIEGFLS; encoded by the exons ATGGCCCACAGTACGCCCTCTATTTCCCAGAACGGCGGATCTCAGCAGTACCAAGTGCTGCTATTTGGCGatttgtcgtcgtcgggatttgaggaggagcttcGACGTCTGTTGCATATTAAGACCAACCCCCTTCTATCTTCCTTCCTAGAACAAGTCGGCTTGTCTCTCAGGAGACTCATAGGCAACTTACCCTCTCGACAACAAGACCTGTTCCCTCGCTTTACGACCATCATTGATCTCGTACCTTGGATTGGGGGCACTCCAGGCACGCCAGTCCTCAGATTTTTCGCATTATGCGTTTATGAGATTGCACAATTTATTGT AAGATATAGCAGCGATTCCAACTCATATCCCTTGCCTACGCGTACATGTATTATTGGATCTTGCACGGGAGCTTTTGCTGCCGCGGCTATCAGCTGTTCTCAGACACTACCGGAATTAATTCCAGTCGCTGTGGAAGCGTCCTTAGCCGCGTTTAGGACTGCACTCTGCTCTTGGTTAGCAGGTCAATATGAGTCTTCGCAACAGGCCACAGGTACATCATGGTCGGCTGCTGTCAGACCGAAAGACATGAATGATTCAGTGGACTATCTGCTGAAAGAACTAGGTGCTGCTGGG ACAGACTGTGGACGCTCCAGGCTTTACATAAGTGCCACAACACGAGACCAACTGACGACCATAAGTGGTCCACCATCAGCATTGCAGGAATTCCTTTCCAAGGCGTCTGAAGGGCTGCGATCACGGTATCTGGATATCCAGTCGCCATTCCACGCGCCGAGCTTATTTGATGAGTTAGATGTGGACAACATTATTAGCCCGGTTGCcgaagaagcagagcctCGTGTCCCGAAGATTCCACTTCTGTCATCATCAACGGGAGATGTTATCAATGCCCCGTCCTTTGAACAGCTTCTTCGCCTGGTGGTGCACGAGACCCTTCGGCAACCAATTCGGTGGGAGATGGTGGTATCTTCGTGTTGCTTGCTCCTGGCCGAAGCGAAGACACAACAGTGCACCATCATTTCATTTTCAAGTCACGCTGCATCGATGCTCAGCAATGCCTTGACGGTCGACACTGACATGCAAGTGAGTGTTGAACACGTAGCACAGTCCCAGCGGCAATCGGACAGCTCTTCAGGTAGCTTTGCACATTCCAAGATTGCCATTATCGGCTACTCGGGTCGATTTCCTGACGCTGCTTCCAACGAAGCATTCTGGGAGCTGCTTCGCGCCGGACGAGATGTTCACCGCGAGATCCCAGCTGATCGCTTTAACTGGGAAACACACTATGATCCGACGGGCAAGCGCAAGAATAGCAGCCGCGTCAAGTATGGCTGCTTTATTGAGGAGCCAGGCGTATTTGATGCTCGCTTCTTTAATATGTCGCCGCGAGAGGCAGCAAATACAGATCCAGCGCAGCGGTTGGCCATCACGACCACTTTTGAAGCCATAGAAATGGCCGGGCTTGTGAGGAATCGTACCCCAAGTACGCAACAGGATAGGGTTGGTGTCTTTTTTGGCACTACAAGCGATGACTGGCGTGAGGTGAACAGTGGCCAGGATGTCGACACCTATTTCATCCCTGGAGGCAACCGTGCCTTCGTACCCGGCCGCATCAG TTACTTCTTTCGATTTTCCGGTCCCAGCTTGAGTATCGATACAGCCTGCTCGTCCAGCTTCGCTGCAATCCAGACTGCCTGTAGCTACCTCTGGAGAGGCGAATGTGACACTGCCATCGCCGGGGGCACCAATATCCTTACGAATCCCGACAACTTCGCTGGATTGGACCGTGGCCACTTTCTCTCAACTACTG GGAACTGCAACCcgtttgatgatgaagccaGCGGGTATTGCCGTGCCGATGCCGTGGGATCAGTGATTCTTAAGCGGCTAGAAGATGCTGAAATAGATAATGATCCGATATTTGGTGTTATTGTTGGGACTAACACTAACCACTGTGGCCAGACCGACAGCATTACTCGTCCACATGAGGGAGATCAAGCAAGCGTGTTTAGACGCATTATGAGACATGCCAATATCGAGCCCCTTGACATTAGTTATATTGAGATGCATGGCACAGGTACGCAGGCAGGTGACCTGACAGAAATGAATTCGGTTTTGTCAGTGTTTGTGCCAGGGACAAAGCGTACGCTCGCACAACCTCCCAGGCCACTGTATGTAGGCtcagcaaaggcaaataTTGGACATGCTGAATCGGCATCCGGAGTTTCGTCATTGATCAAGGTgctcatgatgatgaagaacagCGAGATTCCGCCGCACTGTGGAATCAAGACCCGCATCAACCACAACTACCCCCGGGATCTCGCTGAGCGCGGAGTACGCATCGCGCTTAGTCCAACCCCTTGGCTGAGAGAAGAGACTATTTCTGGTAAACGGTCAGTCTTTTTGAATAACTTCAGTGCCGCTGGTGGAAATACTGCTGTCTTGTTGGAGGATGCTCCTCAAACAGTCAACGCACCGAATGCCGGGGATGACGCCAGACCCGTACACCTCGTTGCAGTAAcggccaagaccaaaagcTCTCTACTTGGCAATCTCAAGGCGCTTTCATCATGGCTTGAGGAGAATCCAACCATTTCACTACCTGAGCTCTCGTACACCACGACAGCGCGCCGCATGCATCATAACTATAGGACAATAGTTTCGGGCGCGGACATACCGTCTGTTCTGTCCAATATCAAGAAACAAGTATCAGCACTGAGCCAGGCAGCCATTAGGCCGATCCCATCGTTAGAAAAGACTCCAAACTTGGTGTTTGCGTTTACTGGCCAGGGTACACTATACACGGGTCTAGGCAAGTCGCTCTACTTCACCCATGCCTCATTCCGTTCAAGCATCCTTCGCCTGAATCGCCTCGCACAGAGCCAGGGATTTCCACCATTTATCGAACTAGTGGATGGTAGCCAGCCAGCGGAGAATGCGAAAGACACCAGGGCGGTAGTCTCACAGCTCGCCTTAACTTGCGTACAGATGGCCTTGTTTGAGCTCTGGGCAAGCTGGGGTCTGACTGCCTCAGCAGTAATCGGTCATAGCCTGGGAGAATACGCCGCAATGTACGCCGCAGGAGTCGTCACTGCAGCAGATGCCATCTATCTCGTTGGCTGCCGGGCAAACTTGCTtgaagagcattgcttgcCTGGTACCAATGCGATGCTTGCAGTCAAGGCACACTCGGATGCTGTGACGAAGTTGATTCGCAATACTGGCTGCGAACTCGCGTGTGCCAATCAACCAACAGGTCATGTAATAAGTGGCCGGATCGAAGATATTTGTCGTACTGAGAGTAAAGCTGCCGCTGCGGGTCTAGAGACTATCAGATTGGAGCTTCCATATGCATTTCACTCAGCTCATGTCGAACCCATTCTCGCCCCGTTCAAGGCCGCCGCATCACGAGGAGTGACGTATTGTGCACCTACGATTCCCATCATGTCACCCTTGGAATCCAGAGTGGTTCACGCTGGAGAGATTGGCGTATTTGATGCATCTTACCTTGTCAGTGCCTGTCGTGGCACCGTTGATTACCGAGGCGCTCTTGAGGCGGCCAGAACAGACGGGTTGGTCAATGAGCGTACCGTTTGGCTCGAGGTCGGAGCCCATCCTTCATGTGGTGGCATGATAAAGGGTACACTTGGAACCGAATCCAGCACTTTAGCATCGCTACGGAAGAACGTCGATGCCTACAAGACACTGGCTTCGTCGCTCCAGAGCCTGTACCTGGTGGGATTCGACATCGCTTGGAATGAATACCATCGGCATTTCCCGTCTTCCCAAAGGGTTATCGAACTCCCTAGATATGCCTGGGATTTGAAAAATTACTGGATAAAGTACAGAAACGACTTTTGTCTGGCCAAAGGCGAAGGCCTAGTGCCGGCGTCGAGCGAAGAagttgctcctcgacatACCCTAGAAGCGCCGGACACGCCGCAGTATAAATACCTATCGCCATCAGTGCAGAAGGTGCTCGAGGTGTCTCATGGTAAAGAGCTGTCGTCACTACTGATAGAGTCTGACGTATTCAACGAGAGATTGCTGCCTGTCTTCCAAGGCCATGTGGTAAATGGCACTCAACTCTGTCCTTCG TCCTTGTATGCCGACAttgccttgaccatggcGCAATACATGCTCCAAGGTCCGGGCCTGTCGTCCTCAACAACGGGTCTCGACCTGACGGATGTTAAGGTTGACGCGCCTCTCATTGCTCAACCTACAGAAAATACGCATCTCTTCCGCGTCTCCGCAAAAGCAGCCTGGACCAATAATCTGATATCCATGTCGATCTTCAGTGTCAATAGCAGAGGTGAGCGTACAACGTCGCATGCCAAACTCGAAGTGCGGGTTGTGCCGGAGCAGAATTGGATTTACGACTGGAAGCGCAATACTCACTTGATCATGTCTCGTATAGAAGCATTGAATCAGGGCATTCATGGGGGCAACAGCCACAAGCTGAAGCGTGGAATGGTCTACAGGCTATTCGGGGCGGTGGTGGAGTATAGCAAGGAGTACCAGGGTATGGAGGAGGTGGTTCTGGATAGCGAGAGGCTCGAGGCAGTGTCAACTGTCAATTTTCAGACTGCAGAGGACGGCTTTGTGGTAAACCCACACTGGATTGATAGCCTTGGAGGCATTGCAGGCTTCGTCATGAACGGCAATGATGCTGTCGAAAGCAAGAAGCAAGTGTTCATTAACCACGGATGGGAGCGACTACGAATCGCAGAAAAGCTGGACCAAACTAAAACATACCATGCATACAATAGAATGCAGCGAGCTGAGAAGAGAATGTATGTGGGTGATACATACGTCCTGCATGAGGAACGTATCGTGGCAATTATCGAAGGGGTAAAG TTTCAAGGAATTCCGCGTCAAGTCCTTGACCGTGTTCTGCCTCACCAAACTTCATCTAGTCGACCGGCACAAGCGAATGGTTCCCAAAAGACCCGCACGAAAGCAGCTGATGTATTGGAACAAGGACTTCAGGACGCATACTCGATAGAGAGTGCCCTAAAATCGGGAGATAAAGCCAGACCTTCATCTACACTTGTTGGCACAATCTTAACCATCATCTGCCAGGAAGTTGGGCTCTCCCTAGTCGAACTACAACCGGAGAGCGAATTTACTGAACTTGGGGTTGATTCGCTTCTTTCACTCACTATTGTGACAAGAGTTCGTGAGGAGTTGCAGGTAGATCTCTCGCCGTCTCTTTTTGTCGACTACCCAACAGTCGCAAGTCTGGAGGCCTTGGTTGGAACCCAAACACCGGATTCAGGTGACGATATAAGAACGCCAGCTTCACATTGTGACTCTCCTATCACTAGCTGTAGTGAAGACACCAATATTACCGTCCCAATATCTGGGGTCGAGCCCGGTGTTGCTAGCGGGGTCCCTGAGCGTGTAAAGGAAACACTCGCGATTCTTAGACGCGCGATAGCGGAGGAGACAGGCGTGTCACTTGCCGACTTAGTCCCTTCCACTTGTCTTGCCGACATAGGTATCGATTCACTACTCTCTCtcaccatcatggccaagatTGATGAGACCCTCGGGGACTCGATACCCCGTGAACTCATTGCGAACCACACCACTCTCCAAGAGGTGGAAGAGGCGGTCCTCGGCTCACTGGGGTTGACCCTATTGAAAGACAAACCAGCGGCCTCCCAATCTTGCAGTGCATCACAAGACTACCTGTGTGAGGGACATCATTTGGAGAATTGCCAGCCTGCCGTTTCCTCGCCACCGAACGCAACATCTATCCTCTTGTCTGGTTCTACAGACACTGCGAGATCtctcttgttcttgcttCCAGATGGTTCCGGATCTGCCGCCTCCTATGCCGCGCTGGCGCCTAGTATCGGCTATGGGATTGCTGTTTATGGTCTCAACTGCCCATGGCGGAAAACGGCAGAGGAAATGACGCGCTTAGATATCGATATGGCCACCCTCGCAGCAAAGTATGTCATTGAGATCAGACGGCTACTTCATCAACGCCACAAGTCCAACGCCCGCCAGCTTCCTTTCGCTATTGGTGGTTGGTCCGCAGGCGGTATCATTGCGGTCGAAGCAGCCCGCTACCTGAAAGGCTTAGGAGAGAGCGTGGACAAGCTCATCTTGCTCGACTCGCCGAATCCTATTGGGCTGCAGAATCCGCCACAGAGGATGTACGACTTCTTTGACTCTATTGGCATCTTCGGCGGTGGGCGCAACAGAATGCCTGACTGGCTGCGGTCGCACTTCAGCGCGTTCATCCATATCCTTGATAAATATGAACCCACGGCGATGCCGGATGCTCCACCGACACTCGTGGTGTATGCAAGGGATGGCGTTTGCAAGGACCCCAACGGACCTCGTCCCGAAATACGCCCCGATGATCCTCGCGAGATGCTGTGGTTACTGAATAACAGGACAGACTTTACTGCCGGTGGctggtcaagtttgcttggGAGGTCGAATCTAACCATACGGGTTATGGACGATGTCAACCACTTTAGCCTCATGGATGCGGGTCCTGGTATGAAGACACTAGGCGATACTATTGAAGGCTTTTTGTCTTGA